From the genome of Pseudomonas helvetica:
GCAACAGCCCCTTGATGTCGGGCCTCGCGAGGTCGGCCGGGCGCTCTTCCCTGATCCACAGCCAGGACAAGCCGGCGGCGATCAACGAGAACGGGATGTTGCAATAGAACACCCAGCGCCAGGAACTGGTGTCGACGATGACACCGCCGATGGTCGGGGAAATGGCCGGTGCGATCAGGGCGACAGCCATCACCAGCGTGGAGATTTTCGCCCGCTGGTCTCCCTTGAACAGGTTGAAGGTCAAGGCCTGGCCCACGGGAATCAGCAAGCCGCCTCCGATGCCCTGGACGAAACGCCAACCGACCAGTTCGTGAAAGCTGCCTGCCATGCCGCACAACCCGGCGGCGACACTGAATACGAGCATTGAGGCGGTGAGAATTTCCCGGCTGCCAAATCGTCCCGCCAGCCAGGTGCTGATCGGAATGATCAACGTCAGACCGAGAATATAGGCATTGGCCACCCAGGCCACGGAGGACGTCGAGACATGCATGTCATCAGCAATACTCGGCAATGCCACTGCCGACATGAATATATTGACGCAGTCGATAAAGAAGCCGATGAGGAATATAAGAGCCACTGTGTAGCGATAAGTCATATGATCTCCCTTTTGCCAGGGATCATAGGAGCGATAGACCGAAAGTGTCGATGCGCCTATACTTGAAACATTGTTTGATGGAATTTAACAATGGGTTATAACATGCACACCCATCTTAACCGCGTCCAGACATTCCTCGCGGTTGTCGACTTCGGCTCCTACACCAAGGCTGCCAACTACCTGTGCATCAGCAAAGCCATGGCCAGCCTTCATGTCAAGGCACTGGAGGAAGTTCTTTCAGTAAGCCTGCTGATCCGTAATACTCGAAATATTGCCCTGACAGAAGTAGGGCAGAACTTTTATGATGAGTTCAAGGGTATTGTCGCTACTATCGATAACGCCTTTGAGAATGTGTTGCAGGGGCATAATCGTATTTCCGGTAAGTTGCGCTTCAGCTCAACGAGTGAGTACGGTGAAAAGTACATTCTTCCGATCCTCTCCAGGTTTACCGAGTGCTATCCGGAACTACGCTTGAGTTACAGTTTTAACGCTTCGCTCAATGATCTTGTTGCCGAAAAACTTGATCTGGTTATTCGTCTGGGCAATCTGGCGGACTCAGCGTTCAAGAGCCGCAAGCTGGCGGACTATGAAATCGTGCTGGTGGCGACCGAGACGTTTCTCAAGCGTTGGCCGGTGCTCAACCCCCAGGACCTGAATACAGTACCCTGGATCGCCAACAGCAATTTGCAAGGTCCGACCCACTGGATTTTGCGTCATCGGTTCCAGGGTGAGGTTGAGGTCACGGGGCCGAATCACTTCGAGTCCAACTCATCCACCGCCATTCGTGCCATGACCTTGTCGTCCCTTGGCGTTTCGGTGCTTCCCGTTTGGATGGTGGACGACGATATTGCCAACGGCAGTCTGGTCCATCTGCTGCCCGAATACACCCTGCCGTCGCAGTCGGTCAATGTGGTATTCCCCAATAGCCCACACCTGCCGCACAAGTCGCGGGCGTTCATCGATTTTCTGCTATTGCACCTGGGGCAGTGATCGCAACGTGCGGCAGGGCTATTCCGGCTCGTCGAGGGATGGGGGATACTCGGCGGGTCTGTAGGCAATAACCGCTGGGGAACAGGATGCCGTTACATGTTTTGGACAGTCTGTCCGCCATCGCGCCTCAAGAGTGGGACGCGCTGGTGCCCGAGACTCAGCCGTTTCTGCGGCACGCTTTTCTCGGGGCGCTGGAAGACAGTGGCAGCCTGGGGCCGCAGTCCGGCTGGCAGCCGGAGCATCTGCTGCACATCGAAGACGGTCGGCTGCTCGCGGCAATGCCGAGTTACCGCAAATGGCATTCCTACGGCGAATACGTGTTCGACCATGCCTGGGCCGATGCCTGCGAGCGCGCCGGGATCGATTACTACCCCAAACTGTTGACGGCTGTGCCGTTCAGCCCGGTCAGCGGGCCACGGTTGTTGGCGGCGAATGTGCAGGATGGTTTCGAACTGCTCAACAGCGTGCCGGGTTATCTGGAAATTGAAGGGCTCTCCAGCGCCCATATCAACTTTACCGACGCCTTTACCGATGCGGCATTGGCCGAGCAACCGGGCTGGTTGCAACGCATCGGTTGCCAGTACCACTGGCAGAATCGCGGTTATCGGGATTTTCAGGACTTCCTTGATGCGCTGAGCTCGCGCAAGCGCAAACAGATGCGCAAGGAACGTGAACAAGTGGCGGGGCAGGGCATCGAGTTTGAATGGCTTGAGGGGCATCAACTTGATCAGGCACAGTGGGATTTCGTCTATGCCTGCTACGCCAACACCTATGCAGTGCGTCGGCAGTCGCCGTACCTGACGCGGGAGTTTTTCAGCCTGTTGGCCGAACGCATGCCCGAAGCCATCCGGGTGGTGCTGGCCAAACAAGGATCACGGCCGGTGGCCATGGCCTTCAGTCTGGTCGGTGGCGATAGCTTTTATGGACGTTATTGGGGCTGCCTGGCGGAGTTCGATCGCCTGCACTTCGAGACCTGTTTCTATCAAGGCATGGACTACGCCATCGCCAACGGTTTTCAGCGTTTCGATGCCGGTGCACAAGGCGAGCACAAATTGATTCGTGGTTTTGAACCGGTGATCACCCATTCCTGGCACTACTTGCGTCACCCGGGATTGAAGTCGGCGGTGAAGGATTTTCTTGAGCGCGAACGTTTGGGTGTCATGGGCTATGCAGAAGAAGCGAAGAGCGCGTTGCCCTACCGACAGGGCTGATGTCAGAGCGCTGTGGCGGATTTTTTGAGCTGACGGAGACACTTTTTTTTTGAACTGACGGAGGCACTTGTGGCGAGGGAGCTTGCTTCCGCTGGACAGCGAAGCTGTCCCAATGCACGAGACGGCGTTGTGCCAGGTAAACCCGACAACCTGAATCTGCGGCCGCTTCGCGCCCGAGCGGGAGCAAGCTCCCTCGCCACAGACGCAATCCTCAATCGATGCCGACAAACCCACCGGTCTGGTGCTGCCACAGCCGCGCATACAACCCGCCATGGGCCAACAGTTCGGCATGGCTGCCGGTTTCGGCGATGTGGCCTTTTTCCAGCACCACCAGGCGATCCATCCGCGCGATGGTCGAGAGTCGGTGAGCGATGGCAATCACGGTCTTGCCCTGCATCAGGGTTTCCAGGCTTTCCTGAATCGCCGCTTCGACTTCCGAGTCCAGCGCCGAGGTCGCTTCGTCCATGATCAGGATCGGCGCGTCCTTGAGCAGCACTCGGGCGATAGCGATCCGTTGGCGTTGGCCGCCAGAGAGTTTCACCCCACGTTCACCGACATGAGCATCGAAACCGGTGCGGCCTTCGGCATCCGATAGCAACGGGATGAACTCGTCGGCGCGGGCCTTGCGGACTGCTTCCCAGAGTTCTTCGTCGGTGGCGTCGGGTTTGCCGTAAAGCAAATTGTCACGGATCGAACGGTGCAGCAGCGAGGTGTCCTGAGTGATCATGCCGATCCGCTCGCGCAGGCTTTCCTGGGCCACGCTGGCGATGTTCTGCCCATCGACCAGGATCTGCCCGCTCTGCAGGTCGTAGAGGCGCAGCAGGAGATTGACCAGGGTCGATTTGCCAGCACCTGAAGGGCCGATCAAACCGATTTTTTCACCGGGTTTGATGATCAGGTTGAGGTCGTCGATGATTCCGCTTTTTTTGCCATAGTGAAACGTCACGTGTTCGAAACGCACTTCGCCACGGGCCACTTCCAGGCGCGGTGCCGGTACGCGGTCGGTGACGCTGATCGGTTGGGCGATGGTTTGCAGGCCGTCCTGGACCATCCCGATGTTTTCGAAGATGCCGTTGACCACCCACATGATCCAGCCCGACATGTTGACGATGCGGATCACCAGGCCGGTGGCCAGGGCAATGGCACCCACCGAAATCAGCGACTGGGTCCACAGCCACAGCGCAAGGCTTGTGGTGCCGACGATCAGCAGGCCGTTCATGCTGGTGATGACCACGTCCATGCTGGTGACGACGCGGCCGGCCAGTTGGGATTTTTCAGTTTGTTCTGCGATGGCTTCGCGGGCGTATTGCTGTTCGAAGTTGGTGTGGGCGAAGAGCTTCAGCGTGGTGATGTTGGTGTAGCCGTCGACGATCCGGCCCATGAGTTTGGAGCGCGCATCGGAGGACACCACCGAACGTTCCTTGACCCGTGGCACGAAGTAGCACAGTGCGCCGATGTAGCAGGCGATCCAGGTCAGCAGCGGGATCATCAGGCGCCAGTCGGCTTCGGCGAACAGCACCAGCGAGCTGATCGCGTAGATCAGCACATGCCATAACGCGTCGACGGCTTGCACCGCCGAGTCGCGCAGGGAGTTGCCGGTCTGCATGATCCGTTGAGCGATGCGTCCGGCGAAATCGTTCTGGAAAAAATTTAGGCTCTGTTTGAGCACGTAACTGTGGTTTTGCCAGCGAATCATGCTGGTCATGCCGGGGCTCAGGGTTTGATGCACCAGCAGGTCATGCAAGCCGACGAATATCGGCCGCAGAAAAAGTGCGACCACCGCCATCCAGGCCAGCTCGACGCCGTGGATTTTGAAGAAGTCTACGTTTGGCGTGCCTTGGGCCAAATCGATGATTCGACTCAGGTAACTGAACAGCGCCACTTCGATCAGCGCGCCGATCAAACCGACGACCAACAGCGCGGCAAAACTCGGCCAGACCTGACGCAAATAATAGGTATAGAAGGGGAGAACCCGGCTCGGCGGAGCCGCCGTCGGGGCGTCACGGAAAATATCGATCAGTTTTTCGAAACGACGATAGAGCATCAGATAAACGCCCGCGTACGGGCTCTCCTTTTTTCGATGCGAGCGGCGCGGTGATACACCGCTGCCGCTCAGGACGCCTTATGCAGTTTAGTCGATGCGCTTGGCCGACTTGATCAGCACCGGGTCGATGGGCACATTCTGCATGCCTTGTTTGGTGGTGGTTGGCGAGTTGACGATGATGTCGACGACGTCCATGCCTTTCACGACTTTGGCGAACACTGCGTAACCAGCATCGCGGCCCGGGTCGAGGAAGTCGTTGTCCTTGACGTTGATGAAGAACTGGCTGGTGGCCGAATCCGGATCGGAAGTGCGCGCCATCGACAGGGTGCCACGCACGTTATGCAGGCCGTTGCTGGCTTCGTTCTTGATCGGTGCATCGGTAGGCTTCTGTTGCATCGACGTCGTGAAGCCGCCGCCCTGAGCCATGAAACCCGGAATCACGCGGTGGAAAATGGTGTTGTTGTAGAAACCCTTGTCGACGTAAGCGAGAAAGTTTTTGCTACTGATCGGCGCCTTGACCGGGTCCAGTTCGATTTCAATCTGGCCGTTGGTCGTTTCCAGCAGCACGTGCGGTGCCGGGGCGGCCATCAGGTTGGCGGCGAACAATACTACGCCTGTGGCTAGGGCGATTTTTTTCAGCATGGGTCAGTGATCCTGAGTAGTGGTGTCGACTGCGGTTAGAAATTCAAGCAGGGTTTGGTTGAAACGGTGTGGCTGGTCCAATGGCGTTGCGTGGCGTGAATCTTCGATCACCACCAACTGCGCATCGGGCAGCAGTTTTACATAGGCTTCTTTCAGTGCCACCGGCGTGTAGTCGCGGTCGGCGCTGACGATCAGGGTTGGACAGGTGACTTTCGCCAGTCGTTCCTGAACTCCCCAACCAACAATGGCATTGAAGCTGGCGAGATAAGCACGTTTGTCGTTTTTTGCCCAGCGCTCGGCCATTTTATGCCGCAGCTCGGCCTGTTCGGGTTTGGGAAACAGCTTGCCGCCCAGAGCCGTGCCGATGGTGCGCATACTGAGGAGGTGCATCAGGCTCCAGCGCTTGAACCACTGCCAGTAATCATTCGTCGTGCGGACTTTGACCTCGGGGGCGCTGTTGACGATGCACAGGCTTTTAAGCAGCGAGGGTTGGTCCACCGCCAGCTGAAAGCCGATCATCCCGCCCATGGACAACCCGACCAGATGCGCCGGGCCGAGCTTCAGGTGTTCGATCAACGCGACCAGGTCGGCGCTGAAACCGGCAATGCTGTAGCGCTCGTGGGGTTTGTCGGAGCGACCGTGGCCGCGTACATCCGTGACGATCACCCGGTAACGGGTCGAGAGTTCCGGGATCTGTTTTTCCCAGTCCAGCGTGCTCGAGCCCAGCCCGTGAACCAGCAGCAGCGGCGTGCCGTGGCCATATTCCTCGTAGTGCAAGGTGCAACCTTCATGTTCGAAATAGGCCATCGCGCAACTCCTTGTCAGGCTTGTTCCGGGGCCGCGAACGGCGCATCCAGCGGTGCGGTGTCGAAGGTGCGCAGCAACTCGATGAGAATCTGCGTCGCCGGGCCCAAGGGTTTGTCCTTGTTCGAATACAGATAGAAGCTCGGGTTTCGACTGCCGCCCTGATCCAACGGTAGCAGTTTGAGCGTACCTTCCTTCAGTTCCCGCTCAATCATGTGCCGGGGCAACCAGGCGAAGCCCAGGCCGCTGCTGACAAAGGTTGCGGCGGTGGCGAGGCTGCCGACGGTCCAGCGCTGTTCAGCGCCGAGCCAGCCGACATCGCGCGGTTGCTGCCGACCGGAGTCGCGGATCACCACTTGCATCTGGGTTTCCAGATCCTGGAAATTCAGTTCGCGGTTCAGACGATGCAGCGGGTGTTCGGGGTGGGCCACGGCCACAAACTCTACGTCGCTCAATTCCGCGCCCAGGTAACCGGGAATGCTGAGACCGGTGATGGCCAGGTCGGCTACGCCTTCGAGCAAGACTTCCTCGACTCCGGACAATACTTCTTCACGCAGACGCACCCGGCAGCCGCGGCTTTGCGGCATGAACGCGGTCAAGGCGCGGACGAGGCGGGCGCTCGGGTAAGCGGCGTCGACCACCAGCCGCACTTCCGCCTCCCAGCCTTGCTCCATATGGTGCGCCAGATCTTCTAGCTGACTGGCCTGTTTGACCAGTTGTCGCGAGCGGCGCAGCAGCACGCCGCCGGCTTCGGTCAGCACTGCCTTACGGCCGTCGATGCGCAACAGCGGCACACCGAGCTGGTCCTGCATGCGTGCGACGGTATAGCTGACGGAGGACTGCGAACGGTGCAGCACTTCGGCGGCCTGGGCGAAACCACCGTGGTCGACCACGGCCTGTAGTGTTCGCCATTGATCAAGGGTCACGCGGGGCGCTTTCATGATGAGCTCCTCTTGTCCTAAGCTGGCAGCTTCCATTGGAGGCTGCCGAATGAAAAAAATCTGTTGTGTGGTGCTGGCGATGTTGCCGCTGACCGCGTTTGCCTACCCCATTGATGTACAAAAACAACTCAACGGCCTGAAAATCGACTACACCACCCATGACACCGCTCGCGACATGGGCGCCATTACGCTGAACAACTCCAGCGGTAAAGCCGTCGAATGCACGGTGGCATTTCGCAATGGCCCGGAATTACCGCGTACTCGCCGCGTGAGCCTGGAGGCAGGCAAAAGCGCCGACCTCTCGGCCAGGTTCAACCGTGAAATCATCAAGCTGTACATCACCCTGACCTGCAAACCCAAATAGGGTCGTTGCACCAGCGGGGCAGATACGCTCCGCTTATAAACGAATTTATTGATGGTTTATAGCAGTTATTTGTGCTTTTTCATCGATACAACACTGTTTAATCTCCACTCCATCGACTTACAGCATTCACCGATGGAGGCTACATCCCATGTCCCGCGTTCTGATCATCGAAAGCAGTGCCCGCCAGCAAGACTCGGTATCGCGTCAGCTGACCCAAACCTTCATCAGTCAATGGAAAGCCGCACACCCGGCCGACCAGATCACCGTTCGTGACCTGGCGACCCATCCGGTTCCACACCTGGATGCCAACCTGCTGGGCGGCTGGATGAAACCTGCCGAGCAACGCAACGAAACCGAACAGTCGTCGCTGGAGCGCTCCAACCAGTTGACCGACGAATTGCTGGCTGCCGACGTCTTGGTCATGGCCGCACCGATGTACAACTTCGCAATCCCCAGCACCCTCAAAGCCTGGCTCGACCACGTGCTGCGTGCCGGTGTGACCTTCAAGTACACCGAAACCGGCCCGCAAGGTCTGCTCAGCGGCAAGCGTGCTTATGTGTTGACCGCTCGCGGTGGCATCTACGCCGGTAGCACCTCCGATCACCAGGAACCGTACCTGCGTCAGGTCATGG
Proteins encoded in this window:
- a CDS encoding LysR family transcriptional regulator produces the protein MHTHLNRVQTFLAVVDFGSYTKAANYLCISKAMASLHVKALEEVLSVSLLIRNTRNIALTEVGQNFYDEFKGIVATIDNAFENVLQGHNRISGKLRFSSTSEYGEKYILPILSRFTECYPELRLSYSFNASLNDLVAEKLDLVIRLGNLADSAFKSRKLADYEIVLVATETFLKRWPVLNPQDLNTVPWIANSNLQGPTHWILRHRFQGEVEVTGPNHFESNSSTAIRAMTLSSLGVSVLPVWMVDDDIANGSLVHLLPEYTLPSQSVNVVFPNSPHLPHKSRAFIDFLLLHLGQ
- a CDS encoding GNAT family N-acetyltransferase; protein product: MPLHVLDSLSAIAPQEWDALVPETQPFLRHAFLGALEDSGSLGPQSGWQPEHLLHIEDGRLLAAMPSYRKWHSYGEYVFDHAWADACERAGIDYYPKLLTAVPFSPVSGPRLLAANVQDGFELLNSVPGYLEIEGLSSAHINFTDAFTDAALAEQPGWLQRIGCQYHWQNRGYRDFQDFLDALSSRKRKQMRKEREQVAGQGIEFEWLEGHQLDQAQWDFVYACYANTYAVRRQSPYLTREFFSLLAERMPEAIRVVLAKQGSRPVAMAFSLVGGDSFYGRYWGCLAEFDRLHFETCFYQGMDYAIANGFQRFDAGAQGEHKLIRGFEPVITHSWHYLRHPGLKSAVKDFLERERLGVMGYAEEAKSALPYRQG
- a CDS encoding ABC transporter ATP-binding protein, with amino-acid sequence MLYRRFEKLIDIFRDAPTAAPPSRVLPFYTYYLRQVWPSFAALLVVGLIGALIEVALFSYLSRIIDLAQGTPNVDFFKIHGVELAWMAVVALFLRPIFVGLHDLLVHQTLSPGMTSMIRWQNHSYVLKQSLNFFQNDFAGRIAQRIMQTGNSLRDSAVQAVDALWHVLIYAISSLVLFAEADWRLMIPLLTWIACYIGALCYFVPRVKERSVVSSDARSKLMGRIVDGYTNITTLKLFAHTNFEQQYAREAIAEQTEKSQLAGRVVTSMDVVITSMNGLLIVGTTSLALWLWTQSLISVGAIALATGLVIRIVNMSGWIMWVVNGIFENIGMVQDGLQTIAQPISVTDRVPAPRLEVARGEVRFEHVTFHYGKKSGIIDDLNLIIKPGEKIGLIGPSGAGKSTLVNLLLRLYDLQSGQILVDGQNIASVAQESLRERIGMITQDTSLLHRSIRDNLLYGKPDATDEELWEAVRKARADEFIPLLSDAEGRTGFDAHVGERGVKLSGGQRQRIAIARVLLKDAPILIMDEATSALDSEVEAAIQESLETLMQGKTVIAIAHRLSTIARMDRLVVLEKGHIAETGSHAELLAHGGLYARLWQHQTGGFVGID
- a CDS encoding peptidylprolyl isomerase, which produces MLKKIALATGVVLFAANLMAAPAPHVLLETTNGQIEIELDPVKAPISSKNFLAYVDKGFYNNTIFHRVIPGFMAQGGGFTTSMQQKPTDAPIKNEASNGLHNVRGTLSMARTSDPDSATSQFFINVKDNDFLDPGRDAGYAVFAKVVKGMDVVDIIVNSPTTTKQGMQNVPIDPVLIKSAKRID
- a CDS encoding alpha/beta hydrolase codes for the protein MAYFEHEGCTLHYEEYGHGTPLLLVHGLGSSTLDWEKQIPELSTRYRVIVTDVRGHGRSDKPHERYSIAGFSADLVALIEHLKLGPAHLVGLSMGGMIGFQLAVDQPSLLKSLCIVNSAPEVKVRTTNDYWQWFKRWSLMHLLSMRTIGTALGGKLFPKPEQAELRHKMAERWAKNDKRAYLASFNAIVGWGVQERLAKVTCPTLIVSADRDYTPVALKEAYVKLLPDAQLVVIEDSRHATPLDQPHRFNQTLLEFLTAVDTTTQDH
- a CDS encoding LysR family transcriptional regulator, with the protein product MKAPRVTLDQWRTLQAVVDHGGFAQAAEVLHRSQSSVSYTVARMQDQLGVPLLRIDGRKAVLTEAGGVLLRRSRQLVKQASQLEDLAHHMEQGWEAEVRLVVDAAYPSARLVRALTAFMPQSRGCRVRLREEVLSGVEEVLLEGVADLAITGLSIPGYLGAELSDVEFVAVAHPEHPLHRLNRELNFQDLETQMQVVIRDSGRQQPRDVGWLGAEQRWTVGSLATAATFVSSGLGFAWLPRHMIERELKEGTLKLLPLDQGGSRNPSFYLYSNKDKPLGPATQILIELLRTFDTAPLDAPFAAPEQA
- a CDS encoding FMN-dependent NADH-azoreductase — its product is MSRVLIIESSARQQDSVSRQLTQTFISQWKAAHPADQITVRDLATHPVPHLDANLLGGWMKPAEQRNETEQSSLERSNQLTDELLAADVLVMAAPMYNFAIPSTLKAWLDHVLRAGVTFKYTETGPQGLLSGKRAYVLTARGGIYAGSTSDHQEPYLRQVMAFIGIHDVTFIHAEGMNLGGDFHEKGLNQANAKLAQVA